TTGAAGTTGCCACCAATCTTGTGCGAGGTGGAATTAGTGTATCTTCACCTGTAGGTAGCTGGTCTACCTACGCTGCCTCCGATCATTCTGCTGGTTATAATGTAAACTACTTTTTTGACAAAAATACTGGTGATTACAGCGTTCAAATTGCAGCTGGAGTGAACGGGGCTGTAGCTGGCGCAATATCTGGCGCTTTGGGTGATGGTACTAAATATTCCTCAGCTTATGCCACAGCTACAGCTTAATTGAGTTGTATTTACAGCTATTGAGCAGAACCTTAATTATTTATTGGTTCTAATCAATAGCTTGTCTAATTTATTTGGATATCGCTATTTCTAATTTAGCCATTTCTTGTTTTAACCAATTACTAAATAAATCTCCCAAAATTTTAGTACGTAGTCGCTCGTTTAATTGTGGTTGAATGATTTCTTCAACCCAAATTAAATAAACTCCTTTTGAAGCTGTAATTGGTTTGATAATTTGCGGTGGAGTCGCTGCAAATACTGCTGCGGCAATTTCTGGTCGAAAATTTGCTTTGTATCGAGTTCCTTGATAACCTCCAGCGCGACGCAGATCGGGATCTTGGATATATTGACGTGCAATTTCTGGAAAACTAATTTCGCCTTCTTGCAGCGTAAAAAATAGTTCTAAAGCTAAATCTTCATCATCCAATATTACCTCATAGGTAGCGGCAGCAATATAATCGATTTGGTTTGCATAAAAGAAAGACTCTACTCGATCGGCAAATAAATAATGTGCCAACTTTGCTGAAAGTATATTGCTGTGCGCTAATTCTTCAAACTCATCTAGAGTCAGATGATGTTTTTTTAGCCATTCCCAGGTTTCAGTGGCTTTGTGCAGGTGGTTAGCTAAACGCAAACCATCTGCTGCTTGTTGTATCTCGTCAAATTCTACTTTAATGCCTGCTTGTGCAGCGGCTGTGCTAATTATTTTCTCAGTAGCGATCGCCTGTAATATACTGGGCATCTGGCAGGATAATTTCAGGTGTCGAATAATTTCTTCGCTAGAAATAGGTAAAAGGTTGGTACTATTAGCAGTCAAAGTATGAGGCATATTGATTTCCTGGCATTAAGTAGTGAATTGGAAAAATTAATTATTGACAGTTAATGCAGTCGTTAAAGTTTTAAACCGCTACTTTGCAACTTTTTAAATGGATCTAAAATAAAGTCAATAACCCGACGCTGCCGGATAATTACTTCGGCAGTTGCGGTCTGACCAGGAGTTAGCAGTATGCGTTTGTTAGCAGTTTGTATATAGGGATTTGCTAACGCAATTTCCAATTCATAGGTTTCTAAGTTTCCTGAGTTTGTTGGCTGAATTTTTGAGTCTGGTGAAATCCAATTTAATTTTCCTTGTAGCACTCCATAATCTTGGAAGGGATAAGCATCAAATTTAATTTTTACTGGCATTCCCACTTGCAAGAAGCCGCTTTGTTGACTAGACATTTGGGCTTTGAGTACGAAGGAAGTATTTTGAGGTGCAATTTGAGCAATCATTTGGCCGGGTTGTACGACACTTCCAGGCTTAGAGATGGGCAAAGCAAAAATTGTGCCGTTAATAGGCGATCGCACAATGCGTTGCTGTAATTGAAGCTTTAGTGATACTATCTGACTGACGGTTTGAGCGATTTCTGATTGCAAAGCTGTGATTTGGATTTGCAAATCTTTAAGTTGCTGTTGATTTTTTAGTACAGCTAGTTTACCTGTTTGCAAAAGGCTTTGATAGCTACTTTTCTGCTCTTGTAAATGCAATGTTGCTTGCTTAATCTCTGAAGTCAACTGATTCATTGTTGACTGATAACGGCTCATCTCTCCAGTCAAGTGTAATTTTGCTTGTTTAACATCAGATTGTGCTTTTTCATATAATCGTTTGCTTTGTTGTGCTTCCTTTCTGAGTTGATCGATTTGGGTCGCAGAAACTGCACCATCAGTCACAAGTTTGTTAAACCGTTCAACTTGTCTAGCATCTATAGCCACAAGTTCATGAGTTGATTTTTGGTCATTTTGAGTGGTGGCAATTTCTTGTTGTGCCTCCTCTACTAATGCCTGCTTTTCTAGCTTTTGTAGGTTATAAGTATTCTGTTTTGTTTCCAGGTTCTCCTGCGCCTGGTTAACTTGGGCAGCTTTTTCTAATTCTTGAGATTTGTTTTGCTGTTCTTGGACGCTAATCGATAGCATCAATTGATTTTTTACTAGTTCTAATTGCGCCAACCGATTTTTTAGCCCTTCGAGTTTGGTATTTATCTGCTGAAGTTCAGTTTGCAAAACATCAGACTCTAGCTGAACTAGCAACTGTCCTGCTCTAACTTTGTCTCCTTCTTTAACTTTGACGGCGGTGACGCTAGCGTTAACTGAACTGTCTAATCTTTGGGTTGCACCTTTGGGTTCTAGCCGTCCTCTGGCGCTTCCTGTCTCATCAACTTTTGAGAGCATAGCCCAAGGTAAAGCGATCGCAAGAAATCCTAAAATCAAATACAATATTGAGCGTGTCCAAAGCTGTGGTAAAGTCTCTAGTAACTCTTCAGTACCGTAATACCAATTATTTACCTCATCTGCTGCTTCGTTACTAACGCTGCCATCCTGCATTGTTTGAGCAAGCATAGATGATGAATTATGAGATAGGTTTGGCATAGTTGTTTAGGGAAGATAGGGACAAATAATTCAAACTTAAAATTTCATAAATCTCTCAGCAAATCACCCTTAATTCTTGAATATTTGACTTTTAACTACAAACTTCTTAGCGGAGCAACTTAACTTCTAACTCCTAACTCTCTTTGACCTAGTTGTTGTTGGTTGAGATAAAAGTAATGCCCCTTTTTGGCAATTAATTCGTCGTGAGTACCGCTTTCGATCAATACACCACGATCTAAAACCAAAATTAAGTCAGCATTTCGCACTGTCGAAAGGCGATGTGCAATGATTAAACTGGTACGTCCTTTGAGAATTGTGTTGAGATTATTCTGAATAATTCGCTCAGATTCAGCATCAAGGTGACTGGTGGCTTCATCTAATAACAATAAATGGGGATTTCCTAACAACGCACGCGCGATCGCTAAACGTTGGCGTTGTCCCCCAGATAACAATCCGCCGCCTTCACCAATTTGGGTTTCATACCCCATTGGTAATTGTTGAATAAATTCATCTGCTCCCGCCAAATGTGCAGCCTCTCTAATCTCTTCTAGACTAGCTTCTGGGTGAGCAATACTGAGATTTTCCCTAATTGTACCGCCAAATAAAAATGTATCTTGATCTACAATCCCGATTTGCGAACGAAGCGATCGCAAGGATATATTAGTCACATCTTGACCATCTATCAAGATTTTGCCATTCGTTGGCGGGTATAAACCTAAAATCAATTTTGACAGGGTAGTTTTGCCAGAACCACTACGCCCCACGACAGCTACATTTTGTTCTGGTTGAATTTCAAAACTGAGATTTTCTAGGACATTAATTTCGCTGTCTTGATGATAGCGGAAAGTCACATTTTCAAAGCGAATATGAGCGCGTAATCTAGGTAAAGATTGACGAGGTGATAAAATTAAATCTTCTTCTGGTTCTGCCCCTAAAACATCATTAATCCGTTCAGCAGAAATGATAACTTCTTGCAATTGGTTCCATAACACCGAAAGTCTTTGAAAGGGACGAATGACGTTGCCTAATAACATATTAAAAGCAACTAATTGTCCGATAGTCAGTTGGCTATTAATTACTTGCCACGCACCAAACCACAATAAACCTGTAGTGGCGAATGTTTCAATAGTGGCGCTACAAATTTGTAGTTGGTTGCTAACTACTTGTCCGGCAAAGGCTTTTTTAATTAATTGATTTAACAATTCTTCCCAATGCCAGCGCACTGTCTGCTCAATTGCCATTGAACGAATTGAGCGAATACCTGTTAAAGCTTGAATTAAATAACTGTTTTCTTTCGCTAAGGCAGTAAAAATCTCTTGGGAAATGCGACGAAATAAGGGAGTTGCTATCAGTGCCAGTAAAAAAAATGGTGGCACAATTGCTAAAGTCAGCAGCGCCAACTGCCAGTTATACCAAAACATTAACCCTATATAGATGACTACTGTTAGCAAATCCAAACAGATTGATAATGCCTCTCCCGTGAGAAATCTCTGTATTTTCTGATTTTCTTGAACGCGAGAAACAATGTCACCCACATAACGCGATTCAAAAAATGCCAAGGGTAAGCGGAAGGTATGTTGAATAAACCCTACTAAAAGTGCTACTCCGACGCGATTAGCAGTGTGATCTAACCAATATTGTCTGGCACCGTTGATGATAATGCGAAACAACCCAAAAATCAGCAACCCCAAACCCACTGTATTTAAAGTGAGGGTACTACCTTGAACAATAACTCGGTCTAAAAGAAGTTGAGTAAATAACGGCGTTACCAATCCCAACAGCTGTATTAACACGGAAGCAATAAAGACTTCTAGCAGCACTTGCCAATGAGGTTTAACTAAATCAAAAAACTGCCAGAATTCTGAACTAGCTTCCTCGGTTTCTCTAAGTAAGGTTGTAGGCTGCAACAATAAGGCATAACCAGTCCACCCAGCTTTAAATGCAGCAATGCTAAGGTGGCGTTGACCGATGGCGGGATCGCCTACAATCACGTGTTTTTTTGTAATTTCGTAGATGACGATGTAATGATTTCCTTCCCAGTGAGCGATCGCAGGTAAGGGTTGTTGTGCTAATTTATCGAGACTGGCTCTCACCGGACGGCTAGTAAAACCAATGCTTTCTGCTGCTGCTGTTAAACCTCGTAGTGATGAACCGTCGCGGGTGACGTTAGCTAACTCTCGCAGGCGATTGAGACTTAATCGCTTACCCCAAAAGCGACTAATCATTACTAAACAAGCAGCTCCACAGTCAGACGCACTTTGTTGTTGGTAAAAAGGATAACGCTTGCTGAGGTGTCCCCACCAATGCCGTAATCTGACTTTAGGGCTGGGAAAGTAAGCGCGGCGCTGCTTTTGCTGTTTTTGATCCTGAGTCTGAGAGGGAAAAGAAATCACGTTGCTGCTAGGCTGTTCTGCAATGGCGGTTGGGGGTGCTTGTAAATTAATCAATTCCGCTAATTGTCCCCAATGTTGCAATGCTTTTTGCCAATCAGCATTTTTCAGACTATAAGCGAGCGTTGGTTGTATAGCTTGCCAACTCCCCGGTTTCATTGCAGAGATATTGCCAGGTATTAATCTGCTACCGTCAGAATGCTGTAATTCTCCCCGACGCACTATCAATAGCTGAGTTTCTGCAACTAGTTTGGCTGGTACTGAACCAATCTCTAGATTTTGTCGCGAGAAATAAACTAAAGCTTTGAACATATCTTCAACAGATATGGAGCCTTTAGCGATTGAATGCTGCCGACAAAACATCAGTAAATCCCAAAGTTCTGCACGATCGAAGAGGCGATCGCGGATGCTGGGATATTTGCCCATCAAAGCTTGTAATGTTTGTTGTTGAAGATAACCAAGTTTTAAGTTCAAAGAAGATCTGGCTGAATAAGGTTGCAAACTTGCTTCGGGAAATAAAGTTATTTCACCAAATGATGCGCCAGGGGAAAGGGTAGTAATTAAGTTCTCCCCACTATCCAGCAGTCGGACTTTACCTGCTAAGACTAAATAAATTCCTGGCTTTGCTTGTACTGCTTGCCAAAACTGTTTTGCGATCGGCGGTTCCACAATTTCCATCGCCGCCAAGCAGCTTTGCAGTTCTCTCTCTTCTAGATTCTCACCCAAGACAACGCCGAGCTGTTCGCCAAGCTGCGCTTGTGAAAATACTGATGTCATTTCCTCATCTCCAAGACTGAATTAGCGATCGGTCTGTTGCAAATTGAATGACCAAGGAAAATTAGGCTGGGTCTTGTTAGATTGCAGATCGCAAATTCTAATACCAGCGTTCTTTAAACAGTCAGTTGATTGTTGATTTGAGGATTTTTTCTTGGTAGACAGCCCCATTTTTTTTAGAAGCCGATTAATATGGCGATCGCTAATTTCAATCCTAAATTCTTCAGCCAAATGTTTGCTCAACCATTGCGCTGTCCAGCTACTAAATGCATAACCATAATCACGCGGACTACGACTTACTAACTCTTTTAATCTTTCAAGATATTGATGATTAACAGTCTTTGGTCTCCCAATCGATCGCTCATTCCATTTGTGCGCTAGACCTGCTTCTGCTACAGCAGTCCAGTATCGTGCCATTTCTTGAGAACAACTGACTATTTCGCAGATATGGCTTTGAGATATACCTCTATCTGCAAGCAACATAATTTCAATGCGACGGCGATATTCTGGCTGTAAATCTGTTTGCAAATTATTAAGTAAAAGCTTTCGTTGAAAAGGAGTCAAAAACTTGTTTTCTTGTGTAGAAACACTATCACAACTCTTGTCTTGACTGGAATAGTATGACATAATCATTCTTCAGTTGCATTCAACTGTTAGAAATGTGGGCAAAACAGTCCGCTGCAATTGTGATTGAATCACCATATCCAAGGTTTCACAATTGCATATTTAATGAGTCCTGCAAGACTAATTAAATACTTAACTTTGACGTGCAACTAAGCCGGGATTTCTCTCCCTAAGTTTATACAAGCCTAGGGAGTCATCCCTGGTTAGCTTTGTCGATCAATCAAATTACTAGTATTGATTAAGAAAAACTACTTTAACCAATGGGATAAACTAGTAAAACTGAAACTATCCCATAAATCAACAAAATTAAATGTTATTTGACGTGGAATAATGGTACTCATGGTTTGTAGCTCCTAAGCAATTCCCAGTTCAAAATTCTTATAATACTTTTGGCAGATGCCGATCTTTTACTTCTCAAAAATTACGTTATTTATAAGAAAATGAAGCTGCCATTTATCAAAGTGAAAGCATCTGTTTACACTAAAAGATGTCTCCAGCCACGCTAGAGAAATTTCCATTCCCAATATATAAGCGAACAGAAATTACCGAGTATACACCGTTATACACGGCTAAAGGCAATATTTGAGCATCTCTATGTTGAAGTTAAAACAAGAATTTGAGGAAGTTGTGAGGAAATACATCGCTTATTAAAACTTAAATTTTACAATCGTTCTAGTCAGGAAGAGGAATTGATGCCATTTTTAAGTAAACTTAACCATTCAGCTTCATAATTTTTCAGGCATTCAGTCAGCAATTCAATCATAAATTTTGCCAGTCGATCGCTAATTGGGGCTTACTGAAAAAGCGATCAAAAGCCAGAACAATTAATTACTCAAGCAAAGCTGAAAGATAAATTTTTCTTTTATATTACTAGCTCAAACATTATTTTTAATAATGAGATGGCAAGAAAAAGTGTTGTTTTCAAAAATTAGAAGTTTTATAGGTTGATTCCAAGCAAAAAGGCGATTTTGCTCTGTATTTGGTTGAAGAGCCAAGCTGATTAACCTGTAGGAAGCAAGTTAAGTAGTTAAACATAATTAATTACATAATGTCCGCAGCGAATGTAGCGAACACTTTGCTCGCAATGACTGTAATTAATTTTGCGTGGTTACTTATAGATAGTCGGGTTAATAGTCACGGGATGGAAATCTCTGGAATTTTAAATTGTTAACCTGTGTGGAGTTCGGATACATCTCGATCGTTGGCTTCTACAGGTAAGAATCCACCTGCTTGCATTTTCCATAATCTGTAGTAAGCACCACGGCGTGCTAGTAATGTGGCGTGGGAGCCATCTTCAACTATGCGACCTCGATCGAATACTAATATGCGGTCTAGATGGGCAATAGTAGATAGTCGATGCGCCACTACGATCGCAGTTTTCCCATTCATCGTTAAATCTAGAGTTTCTTGGATCGCTTTTTCGGTAATGGAATCGAGGCTGGATGTGGCTTCATCGAGGATCAAAATTGGCGCATCTTTGAGAATCACGCGCGCGATCGCAATCCGCTGTCTTTGTCCTCCAGAAAGTTTGACACCACGTTCACCCACCAAAGAATCGTAACCCTCTTTGATCTGGGTAATAAAATCATGAGCATAAGCTTGACGCGCTGCTTTAATCACTTCCTCATCGCTGGCATCTATTCGCCCATAACGAATATTTTCTATCAATGTTCGATGGAACAGAGACGGATCTTGCGGAATCAAGCTGATTTGAGCGTGTAAAGCATCTTGCGTGATGTCTTGAATATCTACCCCATCAATGAGAATCTGTCCTGATTGAGGGTCGAATAGACGCAAAATTAGATTGACGAAAGTAGATTTTCCAGAGCCGGAAAAGCCAACCAATCCGACACGCTGACCTGGTTCGATGGTAATGGAGAGGTTATCGAATACTTTTTTCTCAGCCGAGTAACTGAAATTGATTTGCCGAAACTCAATTTTTCCTTGAG
The genomic region above belongs to Calothrix sp. NIES-2098 and contains:
- a CDS encoding HlyD family secretion protein, which translates into the protein MPNLSHNSSSMLAQTMQDGSVSNEAADEVNNWYYGTEELLETLPQLWTRSILYLILGFLAIALPWAMLSKVDETGSARGRLEPKGATQRLDSSVNASVTAVKVKEGDKVRAGQLLVQLESDVLQTELQQINTKLEGLKNRLAQLELVKNQLMLSISVQEQQNKSQELEKAAQVNQAQENLETKQNTYNLQKLEKQALVEEAQQEIATTQNDQKSTHELVAIDARQVERFNKLVTDGAVSATQIDQLRKEAQQSKRLYEKAQSDVKQAKLHLTGEMSRYQSTMNQLTSEIKQATLHLQEQKSSYQSLLQTGKLAVLKNQQQLKDLQIQITALQSEIAQTVSQIVSLKLQLQQRIVRSPINGTIFALPISKPGSVVQPGQMIAQIAPQNTSFVLKAQMSSQQSGFLQVGMPVKIKFDAYPFQDYGVLQGKLNWISPDSKIQPTNSGNLETYELEIALANPYIQTANKRILLTPGQTATAEVIIRQRRVIDFILDPFKKLQSSGLKL
- a CDS encoding cyclic nucleotide-regulated ABC bacteriocin/lantibiotic exporter, which produces MTSVFSQAQLGEQLGVVLGENLEERELQSCLAAMEIVEPPIAKQFWQAVQAKPGIYLVLAGKVRLLDSGENLITTLSPGASFGEITLFPEASLQPYSARSSLNLKLGYLQQQTLQALMGKYPSIRDRLFDRAELWDLLMFCRQHSIAKGSISVEDMFKALVYFSRQNLEIGSVPAKLVAETQLLIVRRGELQHSDGSRLIPGNISAMKPGSWQAIQPTLAYSLKNADWQKALQHWGQLAELINLQAPPTAIAEQPSSNVISFPSQTQDQKQQKQRRAYFPSPKVRLRHWWGHLSKRYPFYQQQSASDCGAACLVMISRFWGKRLSLNRLRELANVTRDGSSLRGLTAAAESIGFTSRPVRASLDKLAQQPLPAIAHWEGNHYIVIYEITKKHVIVGDPAIGQRHLSIAAFKAGWTGYALLLQPTTLLRETEEASSEFWQFFDLVKPHWQVLLEVFIASVLIQLLGLVTPLFTQLLLDRVIVQGSTLTLNTVGLGLLIFGLFRIIINGARQYWLDHTANRVGVALLVGFIQHTFRLPLAFFESRYVGDIVSRVQENQKIQRFLTGEALSICLDLLTVVIYIGLMFWYNWQLALLTLAIVPPFFLLALIATPLFRRISQEIFTALAKENSYLIQALTGIRSIRSMAIEQTVRWHWEELLNQLIKKAFAGQVVSNQLQICSATIETFATTGLLWFGAWQVINSQLTIGQLVAFNMLLGNVIRPFQRLSVLWNQLQEVIISAERINDVLGAEPEEDLILSPRQSLPRLRAHIRFENVTFRYHQDSEINVLENLSFEIQPEQNVAVVGRSGSGKTTLSKLILGLYPPTNGKILIDGQDVTNISLRSLRSQIGIVDQDTFLFGGTIRENLSIAHPEASLEEIREAAHLAGADEFIQQLPMGYETQIGEGGGLLSGGQRQRLAIARALLGNPHLLLLDEATSHLDAESERIIQNNLNTILKGRTSLIIAHRLSTVRNADLILVLDRGVLIESGTHDELIAKKGHYFYLNQQQLGQRELGVRS